The proteins below are encoded in one region of Aquisphaera giovannonii:
- a CDS encoding endonuclease/exonuclease/phosphatase family protein, with protein MRLVSYNIHKGIGGRDRRYRLERVIGVLEALNPDLICLQEVDRDVRRTRHDDQPRRFVEAFRSAAHLYQLNVRLKAGGYGNLLLSRWPLNAHHQVSLRLADRKPRGAQIAVVDSPEGPFHLVHWHLGLAEKERHWQARHLLDHHLFRESAHLPTLIVGDFNDWRNTLATGPFASHGFRQLTHPRSRFRSFPAYLPLTALDKAFARGPLTFRQVRIAHSRLARDASDHLPLVIDFHVDHRAQPPAQARPHHARHGTPPHKGLNP; from the coding sequence ATGCGACTCGTTTCCTACAACATCCACAAGGGCATCGGCGGCCGCGATCGCCGCTACCGGCTCGAGCGCGTGATCGGCGTGCTCGAAGCCCTCAACCCGGACCTGATCTGCCTCCAGGAGGTCGATCGCGACGTCCGCCGCACCCGGCACGACGACCAGCCCCGCCGGTTCGTGGAGGCCTTCCGCTCCGCCGCGCACCTGTACCAGCTCAACGTCCGCCTCAAGGCCGGCGGCTACGGCAACCTGCTCCTGTCCCGGTGGCCGCTGAACGCCCACCACCAGGTCTCGCTCCGGCTGGCCGACCGGAAGCCCCGGGGCGCCCAGATCGCCGTGGTGGACAGCCCCGAGGGGCCGTTCCACCTGGTCCACTGGCACCTCGGCCTCGCCGAGAAGGAGCGGCACTGGCAGGCTCGCCACCTGCTGGATCACCACCTCTTCCGCGAGTCGGCCCACCTCCCGACGCTCATCGTCGGCGACTTCAACGACTGGCGGAACACCCTCGCCACCGGCCCGTTCGCCTCCCACGGCTTCCGGCAGTTGACCCACCCGCGGTCCCGATTCCGGTCCTTCCCGGCCTACCTGCCCCTCACCGCCCTGGACAAGGCCTTCGCGCGCGGCCCCCTGACCTTCCGCCAGGTCCGCATCGCCCACTCACGGCTCGCGCGGGACGCCTCCGACCACCTGCCCCTGGTCATCGACTTCCACGTCGACCATCGCGCGCAACCGCCGGCCCAGGCCCGCCCCCACCACGCGAGGCACGGGACCCCGCCGCACAAGGGCCTCAATCCATGA
- a CDS encoding MFS transporter: protein MADSTRPAAAGDEIATGPLEPGPEKATPLRAWGICGLMFFATVLNYMDRQTLAQQASEIREALSLSNGDYGLLELGFGIAFALGSVAIGLLVDRVSLRWLFPAVLLGWSAVGFLTGRVTSYAGLFLCRIALGAFEAGQWPCALAASQRLLTPRQRAMGNSILQSGASLGAIVTPQVILLLNSGGPGGWRLPFQVVGASGLLWIVAWFLMIRPGELELPASPGSGASGPPDRGPDPGEAPPGVFAARLSALLVVVVVINLCWQYFRAWMPMMLEKHYGYGRVEVQHFSSWYYLVAGVGCIASGYVVKSLAARGFAVHDARMAAFACGVALTSLSVSAAFLPASTLLLGCFLAVGFGSLGQFPPYYAFTQDLSVRRMGKVTGILSFATWIATAIAQWATGRWIDRTGSYDAATICLGLAPIAGLLALVLLWNRGDDRGARASKLP from the coding sequence ATGGCTGACTCGACGCGGCCTGCCGCCGCAGGCGACGAGATCGCCACGGGCCCGCTCGAGCCGGGGCCCGAGAAGGCGACGCCGCTCCGCGCCTGGGGCATCTGCGGGCTGATGTTCTTCGCGACGGTCCTGAACTACATGGACCGCCAGACCCTGGCGCAGCAGGCCTCGGAGATCCGCGAGGCGCTCTCGCTGTCGAACGGGGATTACGGCCTCCTGGAGCTGGGATTCGGCATCGCCTTCGCCCTCGGGTCGGTGGCGATCGGCCTGCTCGTGGACCGCGTCAGCCTGCGATGGCTCTTCCCGGCCGTCCTGCTGGGCTGGTCGGCCGTCGGGTTCCTGACCGGCCGGGTGACGAGCTATGCGGGGCTCTTCCTCTGCCGGATCGCGCTAGGGGCCTTCGAGGCCGGCCAGTGGCCCTGCGCCCTGGCCGCGTCGCAGCGCCTGCTGACGCCCCGCCAGCGGGCGATGGGCAACAGCATCCTCCAGAGCGGCGCGTCGCTCGGGGCGATCGTCACGCCCCAGGTGATCCTGCTGCTCAACTCCGGCGGGCCGGGCGGATGGCGCCTCCCCTTCCAGGTCGTCGGCGCGTCCGGGCTCCTCTGGATCGTGGCCTGGTTCCTGATGATCCGGCCGGGCGAGCTCGAGCTGCCCGCCTCGCCCGGGTCGGGGGCGTCCGGCCCTCCCGACCGGGGCCCGGATCCGGGCGAGGCGCCCCCGGGCGTCTTCGCCGCGAGGCTCTCCGCCCTGCTGGTGGTCGTCGTCGTGATCAACCTCTGCTGGCAATACTTCCGGGCCTGGATGCCGATGATGCTGGAGAAGCACTACGGCTACGGCCGCGTGGAGGTCCAGCACTTCTCCTCGTGGTACTACCTGGTCGCGGGGGTCGGCTGCATCGCGTCGGGGTACGTGGTCAAGAGCCTGGCGGCCCGGGGCTTCGCCGTCCATGACGCCCGGATGGCGGCCTTCGCGTGCGGCGTCGCGCTGACCTCGCTGAGCGTCTCGGCGGCGTTCCTGCCGGCGTCTACCCTGCTGCTCGGGTGCTTCCTGGCCGTCGGGTTCGGCTCGCTGGGCCAGTTCCCCCCGTACTACGCCTTCACCCAGGACCTCTCGGTCCGGAGGATGGGCAAGGTCACGGGCATCCTCAGCTTCGCGACGTGGATCGCCACCGCCATCGCCCAGTGGGCGACGGGCCGGTGGATCGACCGGACCGGGTCGTACGACGCCGCGACGATCTGCCTGGGCCTGGCGCCCATCGCGGGCCTGCTGGCCCTGGTGCTCCTCTGGAACCGCGGGGACGACCGAGGCGCCCGGGCGTCGAAGCTCCCGTAG
- a CDS encoding ArsR/SmtB family transcription factor, with amino-acid sequence MAMIAAMPDELLDLVAGKFQMLADTTRLAILRSLMGGEKSVGQVVTETGRGQANVSKHLKLLAESGLVGRRKEGLQVFYRLQDPLVEKLCELVCSTIREDMERSISRRSELLRKLGPSR; translated from the coding sequence ATGGCCATGATCGCGGCGATGCCCGACGAGTTGCTCGATCTGGTTGCCGGCAAGTTCCAGATGCTGGCGGACACGACCCGGCTGGCGATCCTCCGGTCGCTCATGGGGGGGGAGAAGAGCGTGGGGCAGGTGGTGACGGAGACCGGCCGGGGCCAGGCCAACGTGTCCAAGCACCTGAAGCTGCTGGCGGAGTCCGGGCTGGTCGGCCGCCGCAAGGAAGGGCTCCAGGTCTTCTACCGGCTCCAGGACCCGCTCGTGGAGAAGCTGTGCGAGCTCGTCTGCTCGACCATCCGCGAGGACATGGAGCGGTCGATCTCGCGACGGAGTGAGCTGCTCCGCAAGCTCGGCCCCTCGCGCTGA